In one window of Drosophila mauritiana strain mau12 chromosome X, ASM438214v1, whole genome shotgun sequence DNA:
- the LOC117148948 gene encoding pleiotropic regulator 1, whose translation MATEEVQKHSVHTLIFRSLKRTHDLFVSNQGNLPEIDERLEKLRRSIKAKDGYGLVLDKAVKIGEARKASGAQTPGDKPLAITDGSAVDAASAAGSLVKYNAGARPAEKAAPLVAGTHTSLVRASLANSNGDKSANGTIASHLQLIPKKAPSIPKPKWHAPWKLSRVISGHLGWVRCIAVEPGNEWFATGAGDRVIKIWDLASGKLKLSLTGHVSTVRGVAVSTKHPYLFSCGEDRQVKCWDLEYNKVIRHYHGHLSAVYSLALHPTIDVLATSGRDSTARIWDMRTKANVHTLTGHTNTVASVVAQATNPQIITGSHDSTVRLWDLAAGKSVCTLTNHKKSVRSIVLHPSLYMFASASPDNIKQWRCPEGKFVQNISGHTSIVNCMAANSEGVLVSGGDNGTMFFWDWRTGYNFQRFQAPVQPGSMDSEAGIFAMCFDQSGSRLITAEADKTIKVYKEDDEASEESHPINWRPDLLKRRKF comes from the exons atGGCCACGGAAGAAGTGCAAAAGCACAGCGTGCACACGCTGATATTCCGCTCCCTGAAGCGCACCCACGATCTGTTCGTCTCCAACCAGGGAAATCTGCCCGAAATCGACGAACGTTT AGAGAAGTTGCGACGTTCCATCAAGGCGAAGGATGGCTACGGCCTTGTGCTGGACAAGGCGGTGAAGATCGGCGAGGCCAGGAAGGCATCAGGAGCCCAAACGCCGGGCGACAAGCCGCTGGCCATCACCGATGGCAGTGCAGTGGATGCGGCCAGCGCCGCCGGCAGTCTGGTTAAGTACAATGCGGGCGCCAGGCCAGCGGAGAAGGCAGCGCCACTGGTTGCCGGGACACACACATCCCTGGTGCGCGCCTCCCTGGCGAACAGCAATGGTGATAAGAGCGCCAATGGCACCATCGCCAGCCATCTGCAATTGATACCGAAGAAGGCGCCCAGCATACCCAAACCCAAGTGGCACGCACCCTGGAAGCTGTCGCGCGTCATCTCCGGCCACTTGGGCTGGGTGCGCTGCATCGCCGTGGAGCCGGGCAACGAGTGGTTCGCCACCGGCGCTGGTGATCGTGTGATCAAGATCTGGGACCTGGCCAGCGGCAAACTGAAGCTCTCGCTCACCGGTCATGTGAGCACTGTGCGCGGTGTGGCCGTCAGCACGAAGCATCCGTATCTGTTTAGCTGCGGCGAGGATCGGCAGGTCAAGTGCTGGGATCTGGAGTACAACAAGGTGATACGGCACTATCACGGTCACTTATCGGCTGTTTACTCGCTGGCCCTGCATCCCACCATCGATGTGCTGGCCACCTCCGGTCGCGACTCCACTGCCCGCATCTGGGATATGCGAACCAAGGCGAATGTGCACACACTGACGGGGCACACGAACACGGTGGCCAGTGTGGTGGCGCAGGCCACCAATCCGCAGATCATCACCGGCTCCCACGACTCCACGGTGCGTCTGTGGGATCTGGCCGCCGGCAAGAGCGTCTGCACGCTGACCAATCACAAGAAGTCCGTGCGGAGCATTGTGCTGCATCCATCGCTGTACATGTTCGCCTCCGCCTCGCCGGACAACATCAAGCAGTGGCGCTGTCCGGAGGGCAAGTTTGTGCAGAACATATCCGGCCACACGTCCATTGTCAATTGCATGGCGGCGAACAGTGAGGGCGTGCTCGTTTCGGGCGGCGACAACGGCACCATGTTCTTCTGGGACTGGCGAACCGGCTACAATTTCCAGCGCTTCCAAGCGCCCGTCCAGCCGGGCTCCATGGACAGCGAGGCGGGCATATTCGCCATGTGCTTCGATCAATCGGGCAGCCGGCTAATCACCGCCGAGGCGGACAAGACAATCAAGGTGTACAAGGAGGATGACGAGGCCAGCGAGGAGTCGCATCCGATTAACTGGCGACCGGATCTACTGAAGCGACGCAAATTCTAG
- the LOC117148067 gene encoding LSM12 homolog A — protein sequence MAAAAAGAVNAVNDCFSIGSTVVCTTCFNEEVEGEVLAFDHNTKMLILKCRSKSTEELSDIYAMNLSLCSNVQVIKECNGNFDDPQKLNLEQVKMRLRKTVERRQDYLKSKNADVSPEAQELYRAIAKQYGYNEVSWQGLNIQILNEVTISPPYRVDNVVSSSNNETSCNYIKRIIKQFFNTRPSPVPESGAAASTSSPSVSPTSSSLASGSPVPAN from the exons ATGGCCGCTGCCGCTGCGGGCGCAGTGAATGCAGTGAACGACTGCTTCAGCATCGGATCCACAGTCGTCTGCACGACCTGTTTCAACGAGGAGGTGGAGGGCGAGGTGCTGGCCTTCGATCACAACACAAAGATGCTAATCCTGA AATGCCGATCCAAGTCCACGGAGGAGCTGAGTGATATCTACGCGATGAACCTCTCGCTCTGCAGCAACGTGCAGGTGATCAAGGAGTGCAACGGCAACTTTGATGATCCGCAAAAGCTTAATCTGGAACAG GTCAAAATGCGCCTGCGGAAAACAGTTGAGCGAAGACAGGACTACTTGAAGTCCAAGAATGCGGATGTCAGTCCAGAGGCACAGGAACTCTATAGAGCGATAGCCAAACAATACGGG TACAATGAAGTCTCCTGGCAAGGACTTAACATACAGATCCTAAATGAAGTCACCATCTCGCCGCCGTACCGAGTGGACAACGTGGTGTCCAGCTCGAACAACGAAACTTCATGCAACTACATCAAGCGCATC ATCAAACAGTTCTTCAACACGAGGCCATCGCCGGTCCCGGAAAGCGGAGCTGCGGCCAGCACCTCGTCACCATCGGTGTCTCCCACGTCCTCATCTCTTGCATCTGGATCGCCGGTTCCCGCAAACTAA